Part of the Desulfatirhabdium butyrativorans DSM 18734 genome, TACCCGGCCAAGATACGATATTCCTACGCGACGTTCAGATACGACTAATCGAGGTGCCGGAACCGGGACAAACAGATTCCTACCCGGGCTTGAAAACCCTGAATGACTTCGTCCTTTGTTCGTTGTCCCCTAATGCTCATTATACCTTACTGAGGCGACAGGATAAAGTTTCATCCAACGGGGCGCAGCCCCGGCTGCATGGGGGATTCCGACGAAAGCCGAATATCAGAAGTCAAGAGTCAGGAGTCAGGAGTCAGGAGTCAGGAGTCAGGAATAAAGCGGATGGCTCCCATTTTTTGTAGCTTGCTCCTGCGACTTTCATTAACCGGGGTGAAACCCGGGTTGCATGGGCGATTCCGACGAAAGCAGGAATCCAGATCCACCGGGGCGGGACTTCGACAGGTTCTGGCCCCCGGCTTTCGCCGGAGTGACGGGCAACACTGCCCAATGCCCACTGCCGACTGACGTACTTTTACGACAATTCAATGCAGAGGATCACCATGGATGATTTTGCCGTACCGCTTTCAGAGCTGACAGAACGGATCCACCGCTTTCAGCAGACGCTTCAAGCGCATGACATCGATGCCGCCCTGATTTTGCAGAACACCGATTTGTACTATTTCAGCGGAACGATTCAGCAATCCTTTCTTTTCATCCCGGCGCAGGGCGAACCGATCCTGATGACCCGAAAGAGTTTTGAACGAGCCCTCGGCGAATCCGCCCTGCCGATCATTGCCCCTCTTAAATCTCCCAAAGATGTGCCGCGTACCCTTGCGGAGCATGGCATTGCACCGCCCGCCAGGTTGGGGCTCGAGCTGGATGTTCTGCCTGTACAGCTCTATCAGGGAATCGGCCAGATTTTCCCCCATGCCGAACTCGTGGATGTGTCGCACGATATTCGGACAGTCCGGAGTGTAAAATCCGAATACGAACTGGGTTTGATCGCCGAGGCTGCGCACTTTTCGGACCAGGTCTTTTCGCATGTTTCCGGGATTTGTCGGGAAGGCATGGCGGAGGTGGCGCTTGCCGGTGCGATTGAAGGTTTCGCCAGAACACTGGGACATCAGGGAACGGTACGGATGCGACTCTGGGGCAGTGAGATGTTTTATGGGCATCTCATGGCTGGACCGGATGCGGCTGCGCCCAGCTTTCTCGCTTCGCCCACCGGAGGGAAAGGTCTTTCGGCCGCAACGGCCCAGGGTGCGGGGTTTCACCGGATCGGCCGGCATCAAC contains:
- a CDS encoding M24 family metallopeptidase; protein product: MDDFAVPLSELTERIHRFQQTLQAHDIDAALILQNTDLYYFSGTIQQSFLFIPAQGEPILMTRKSFERALGESALPIIAPLKSPKDVPRTLAEHGIAPPARLGLELDVLPVQLYQGIGQIFPHAELVDVSHDIRTVRSVKSEYELGLIAEAAHFSDQVFSHVSGICREGMAEVALAGAIEGFARTLGHQGTVRMRLWGSEMFYGHLMAGPDAAAPSFLASPTGGKGLSAATAQGAGFHRIGRHQPILIDYVFAWKGYLADQTRIFSIGPIADELIRAHEDMLLLEAEIMSWIRPGISAGSIYEKAIDWTNRKGYADSFMGSGDQRVRFIGHGVGLELDEYPFFAKGQQTVVQENMVVAIEPKLIFPGKGVVGIENTFRVTAKGLVPFTQFPDGIQLL